The proteins below are encoded in one region of Bremerella sp. P1:
- a CDS encoding protocatechuate 3,4-dioxygenase: MHRSSHFGSGRRAFMGLMGTAFFTTPGLFAEELLKPTPFLTEGPFYPDKLPLDQDNDLIIIKDSTTPAVGQITHLTGRILDKSGSPMKDATIEIWQCDANAVYLHTRDSSGKEDQQDRNFQGFGRFTTGSKGEYRFRTIKPVPYPGRPAPHIHIKVKQGDKELLTTQLMIRGFEGNKRDGVFSQVRDPEKRELLVTDFKPIPDSKMNEFAASFDIVLGATPDERDMRRFGPPPGGRGPGRGPGGRPPGPPPRDS; this comes from the coding sequence ATGCATCGCAGTTCGCATTTTGGTAGCGGTCGCCGAGCATTCATGGGGCTGATGGGCACCGCGTTTTTTACGACGCCGGGTCTATTTGCTGAGGAACTGCTCAAGCCAACGCCGTTTCTCACGGAGGGGCCATTCTACCCCGATAAGTTGCCTTTGGATCAGGATAACGATCTGATCATCATCAAAGACAGCACCACGCCGGCGGTTGGGCAGATTACCCATCTGACGGGTCGCATCCTCGACAAGAGTGGTAGCCCGATGAAAGATGCCACGATCGAGATCTGGCAGTGCGATGCAAATGCTGTCTATCTGCACACCCGCGATAGCAGCGGAAAAGAAGATCAACAGGACCGAAACTTTCAAGGCTTCGGTCGGTTTACCACCGGAAGCAAAGGCGAATATCGCTTCCGTACCATCAAACCAGTCCCCTACCCCGGTCGTCCGGCACCTCACATTCACATCAAGGTGAAGCAAGGGGACAAAGAGTTGCTGACCACTCAGCTGATGATTCGCGGCTTTGAAGGGAACAAGCGGGACGGGGTTTTCTCCCAAGTCCGCGATCCGGAAAAACGCGAGCTCCTGGTGACCGACTTCAAACCGATTCCCGACTCCAAGATGAACGAGTTCGCGGCTTCGTTTGATATCGTTCTCGGGGCAACCCCTGATGAACGCGATATGCGACGATTTGGTCCACCTCCTGGTGGTCGTGGACCGGGCCGAGGTCCTGGCGGACGTCCTCCAGGGCCACCACCGCGTGATTCGTAA
- a CDS encoding EF-hand domain-containing protein encodes MKIVWKQSLVVLSLLMVGAAFGTANAQDGERGPRGPREGERREGDRGPREFNPEQMIERLMNALDKDKDGKITKEEAGEGRGAAMVERADLDKDGVTTKEELKKAFSRGPGDRPGPPREGDRPGPPRGEGDRPEMRRGEGDRPGPPREGDRGPRGPRDGERREGDRPGPPPRDGDRPGPRPEGLSGGPGFGGPMMMPPFVMERLELSEGQRREIRALQEEMQKKFMSILNEEQRNTLKEMRERRPEGDRPEGRPQFRGPRDGDRPEGARGPREGDRPEGARGPRDGERGPRGPRDGDREREGERRERDRDDA; translated from the coding sequence ATGAAGATCGTTTGGAAACAATCCCTAGTAGTGCTTTCGCTGCTGATGGTCGGTGCGGCCTTCGGTACGGCTAACGCCCAAGATGGCGAACGCGGCCCACGTGGCCCACGCGAAGGCGAACGACGTGAAGGCGATCGCGGCCCACGTGAGTTCAATCCAGAACAGATGATCGAGCGCCTGATGAATGCTCTCGATAAAGACAAAGACGGCAAGATCACCAAGGAAGAAGCCGGTGAAGGTCGTGGCGCTGCCATGGTCGAGCGAGCTGACCTGGACAAGGATGGCGTCACTACCAAGGAAGAATTGAAGAAGGCCTTCAGCCGAGGTCCTGGCGATCGTCCTGGTCCACCACGTGAAGGTGACCGACCTGGCCCACCTCGTGGCGAAGGTGATCGTCCTGAAATGCGTCGTGGTGAAGGGGATCGTCCCGGTCCTCCACGTGAAGGTGATCGTGGTCCACGCGGTCCTCGCGATGGTGAACGACGCGAAGGCGACCGCCCAGGTCCTCCACCACGTGATGGTGATCGTCCTGGTCCTCGTCCAGAAGGTTTGTCCGGTGGTCCTGGTTTCGGTGGTCCGATGATGATGCCTCCATTCGTCATGGAACGTCTGGAACTGTCCGAAGGACAACGCCGTGAGATCCGCGCTCTGCAGGAAGAGATGCAGAAGAAGTTCATGTCGATCTTGAACGAAGAACAACGCAACACGCTGAAAGAAATGCGTGAACGTCGCCCTGAAGGGGATCGCCCCGAAGGTCGTCCTCAGTTCCGCGGCCCACGCGACGGTGATCGTCCCGAAGGTGCCCGTGGTCCACGTGAAGGCGATCGTCCTGAAGGCGCTCGTGGTCCACGCGACGGTGAACGCGGTCCTCGCGGTCCTCGTGATGGGGATCGTGAACGTGAAGGCGAACGTCGCGAACGTGACCGCGACGACGCGTAA